A part of Gramella sp. MAR_2010_147 genomic DNA contains:
- a CDS encoding YjjG family noncanonical pyrimidine nucleotidase: MKLTDIEHVFFDLDHTLWDFNRNSALAFQEIFQKQKIGLSIDEFLDVYIPINFKYWELYRNDSVTKEALRFGRLKDSFDSLKFKTQDSTINIIADNYIEYLPNNNHLLEGAVEILDHLKHNYKLHIITNGFEEVQHRKMENSAILDYFETITTSEEAGVKKPHPLIFEKAIHKSGALKTNSVMIGDNLEADIIGAHQFGLHVIHVDSEEQSVQNQYPRIQKLKELLNYL, from the coding sequence ATGAAATTGACTGATATAGAACACGTTTTTTTTGACCTGGATCATACTTTGTGGGATTTCAATCGCAATTCGGCACTGGCATTTCAGGAAATCTTTCAGAAGCAAAAGATTGGCTTGAGTATCGATGAGTTCCTGGACGTATATATACCGATAAACTTTAAATACTGGGAATTGTATAGGAATGATTCTGTTACCAAAGAGGCTTTGCGATTTGGAAGACTTAAAGACAGCTTTGACAGTCTGAAATTTAAAACTCAGGATAGTACTATCAATATAATTGCTGATAATTACATTGAATATCTTCCTAATAACAATCATCTTTTAGAGGGTGCTGTTGAAATCCTGGATCATCTAAAGCATAATTATAAACTCCATATTATTACCAACGGTTTTGAGGAAGTCCAACACAGGAAAATGGAAAATTCAGCAATTCTTGACTATTTTGAAACCATCACTACTTCAGAAGAAGCTGGAGTAAAGAAGCCACATCCTTTAATTTTTGAAAAAGCGATTCATAAAAGCGGGGCTCTTAAAACAAATTCAGTCATGATCGGTGATAATCTGGAAGCTGATATTATTGGGGCTCATCAGTTTGGTTTACATGTAATTCATGTAGATTCAGAGGAGCAATCGGTTCAAAATCAATATCCTCGAATTCAAAAGTTAAAAGAACTTCTAAATTATTTATAA
- a CDS encoding DUF5723 family protein codes for MQKIGLVLFLLTCLSSFGQNKPLLYSVDDLPQSLMQNPGARIDFTRHFGVPFFSQIHLSAGSTGVTAHDIFSDADSNVNDRVRGVMNRITAGDYFSVNEQIEILSLGWKMGAKTYFSTGIYQELDIFAYFPKDPALLAFEGNADYINQDFNFSDVSFTGEVLTVYHAGLNYKGDNKLTVGGRFKLYSGIFNAESTNNEGVFRTIETPNGPNFYRHEVVGLNVRVNTSGYASLKNEEDMTVDNAVAELLSRSFFGQNVGVGVDLGFHYRVTDQFSVNGSIQDLGLMFHQKDLENSTYFGSSQTSGLEPLFPELDENEAAIPYWDVFEERIDRDLNEETTENAYTTWRPIKFNASFQFGTGKSILPCDYLISKKPRFMNLFGMLVSGVNRPKGPTYGVTGYWDRKVNDNLRFRVAYGADEYSITKLGAMISSRFKNFNIYLAANDIIGYTNLAKANSASLQLGFQFVFKD; via the coding sequence ATGCAAAAGATTGGCCTGGTCTTATTTCTTTTAACCTGCCTGTCCAGTTTTGGTCAAAATAAACCTTTGCTCTATAGTGTAGATGATTTGCCGCAATCACTAATGCAGAATCCCGGCGCCCGTATAGACTTTACCAGACATTTTGGAGTTCCTTTTTTTTCTCAAATACACCTGTCTGCGGGTTCTACAGGAGTCACGGCGCACGATATTTTTTCTGATGCAGATTCTAATGTTAATGACCGGGTTCGTGGGGTAATGAATAGAATTACGGCTGGTGATTATTTCTCCGTAAACGAACAAATTGAAATACTTTCATTAGGCTGGAAGATGGGTGCTAAAACATACTTTTCAACCGGGATTTATCAGGAACTGGATATTTTTGCTTATTTCCCAAAAGATCCTGCACTTCTGGCATTTGAAGGAAACGCAGATTATATTAACCAGGATTTTAATTTTTCAGATGTAAGTTTCACGGGTGAAGTTTTAACTGTGTATCATGCTGGATTAAATTATAAGGGTGACAATAAGTTGACCGTGGGGGGAAGGTTTAAATTGTATTCCGGGATATTTAATGCTGAAAGCACTAATAACGAAGGTGTTTTCAGGACTATAGAAACACCAAACGGGCCCAATTTTTACCGGCATGAAGTTGTTGGTTTAAATGTAAGGGTTAATACGTCTGGTTACGCTTCTTTAAAGAATGAAGAAGATATGACCGTTGATAATGCGGTTGCAGAATTGTTAAGCAGATCTTTTTTCGGTCAGAATGTTGGTGTGGGGGTAGACCTGGGATTCCATTACAGGGTCACAGATCAGTTTTCGGTGAATGGATCTATACAGGATCTGGGTTTAATGTTTCATCAGAAAGATTTAGAAAATTCTACATATTTTGGATCTTCCCAGACAAGTGGATTGGAACCTCTATTTCCAGAATTGGACGAAAATGAAGCTGCTATTCCATACTGGGATGTTTTTGAAGAAAGAATAGATCGGGACTTAAATGAAGAGACTACTGAAAATGCCTATACTACCTGGCGCCCTATTAAATTTAATGCTTCCTTTCAATTTGGTACGGGAAAATCCATTCTTCCCTGTGATTATCTTATTAGTAAAAAGCCCAGGTTTATGAACCTTTTTGGGATGTTGGTTTCGGGCGTAAACAGACCTAAAGGTCCAACTTATGGTGTAACTGGTTACTGGGATAGAAAGGTGAATGATAATTTAAGATTTCGCGTGGCTTATGGAGCAGATGAATACTCAATTACCAAACTTGGAGCAATGATCTCTTCGAGATTTAAGAATTTTAATATTTATCTTGCTGCAAATGATATTATTGGTTATACTAATTTAGCAAAAGCTAACAGTGCATCTTTACAACTGGGGTTTCAATTTGTATTTAAAGACTAA
- a CDS encoding replication-associated recombination protein A — MNQPLAERLRPKTLEDYLSQQHLIGKNGALKQQIKQGIIPSLIFWGPPGVGKTTLANIIAAESGRPFFTLSAISSGVKDVREVIEKAKKSEGLFTTKSPILFIDEIHRFSKSQQDSLLGAVEKGWVTLIGATTENPSFEVISALLSRCQVYILKPFTKEDLVALLNRAIKEDKIIAAKNVKLHETEALIRLSGGDARKLLNIFELLVTSAEKNVTITNELVLSKVQQNTVLYDKTGEQHYDIISAFIKSIRGSDPNAAVYWLARMIEGGEDVKFIARRLLILASEDIGNANPTALVIANNSFQAVNTIGYPEARIILSQCVTYLATSPKSNAAYMAINEAQSLVKRTGNLSVPLAIRNAPTKLMKDIGYGKEYKYAHNHEGNFVAAEFMPEKISNTTLYKPGNNQRENAQREFLRKRWQKKYGY; from the coding sequence ATGAATCAACCACTGGCCGAAAGACTTAGACCCAAAACACTAGAAGACTATCTTAGTCAACAGCATCTTATTGGCAAAAATGGAGCCTTAAAACAACAGATTAAACAGGGAATAATTCCATCTCTGATATTCTGGGGTCCCCCAGGAGTTGGAAAAACCACGTTAGCTAATATAATTGCAGCAGAATCTGGAAGACCCTTTTTCACTCTTAGTGCAATTAGCAGTGGAGTAAAAGATGTTCGGGAGGTTATTGAAAAAGCTAAAAAGAGTGAAGGTTTATTTACGACAAAAAGTCCTATCCTTTTTATTGATGAAATTCATCGCTTTAGTAAATCACAACAGGATTCGCTTTTAGGTGCTGTAGAAAAAGGATGGGTAACTCTTATAGGAGCAACTACCGAAAATCCAAGTTTCGAGGTGATCTCTGCATTATTATCCAGGTGCCAGGTATATATTTTAAAACCTTTTACTAAAGAAGACCTTGTAGCCCTTTTGAACCGGGCTATAAAAGAAGATAAGATCATTGCGGCTAAAAATGTAAAACTTCATGAAACAGAAGCATTAATAAGATTAAGCGGTGGCGACGCTCGTAAACTCCTCAACATTTTTGAGCTTTTGGTAACCTCAGCAGAAAAAAATGTAACGATAACGAACGAGCTTGTTTTATCAAAAGTTCAGCAAAACACCGTGCTATATGACAAGACCGGCGAGCAGCATTATGATATTATTTCGGCTTTTATAAAATCTATTCGAGGAAGTGATCCTAATGCTGCCGTATACTGGCTGGCAAGAATGATCGAAGGAGGTGAAGATGTGAAGTTCATAGCTCGCCGATTGTTAATCCTGGCAAGCGAAGATATTGGCAATGCCAATCCAACAGCTTTAGTGATAGCAAATAATTCCTTCCAGGCGGTAAATACCATTGGATATCCGGAAGCCAGGATTATTCTTAGTCAATGTGTAACATACCTTGCCACCTCCCCTAAAAGCAACGCAGCCTATATGGCCATAAATGAGGCTCAGAGTCTTGTTAAGAGAACAGGTAACCTATCTGTACCTTTAGCTATAAGAAATGCGCCTACAAAGCTTATGAAAGATATTGGCTATGGAAAGGAATATAAATACGCTCACAATCACGAAGGAAATTTTGTCGCAGCTGAATTTATGCCGGAAAAAATTAGCAATACCACCCTATACAAACCTGGCAATAATCAACGAGAAAATGCACAACGTGAATTTCTAAGAAAAAGATGGCAAAAAAAATATGGGTATTAG
- a CDS encoding rhomboid family intramembrane serine protease yields the protein MKASSPFVFTSGTIGYPLLFVLLIWIVFWAEIRFGIRFNSFGVRPGEIVGLRGIIFSPFIHSDIKHLFNNTIPLFILSLALFYFYRPISWKVLLIGLVSTGLLTWLIGRPANHIGASGIIYLLASFLFFKGVFSKHYRLVALSLIVVFVYGGLVWYVTPIDPSISWEGHLSGLISGFGLSLIFRKNVPEPPKYSWQKPDYSEEEDLFMRHFDENGNFIENLPIEEEEEDENEFNYIYKEKPKKD from the coding sequence TTGAAAGCATCCTCACCTTTTGTTTTTACGAGTGGAACTATAGGTTATCCACTGTTGTTCGTGCTTTTGATCTGGATCGTTTTCTGGGCTGAAATACGATTTGGGATTAGGTTCAATTCCTTTGGGGTGAGGCCTGGTGAAATTGTAGGCCTTAGAGGTATTATTTTCTCTCCATTTATCCATTCAGATATAAAACACCTGTTTAATAACACCATTCCCTTATTTATATTATCCCTGGCACTCTTTTATTTTTACCGTCCCATTAGCTGGAAAGTACTTCTGATAGGTCTTGTTTCAACGGGATTACTTACATGGCTCATTGGCAGGCCTGCTAATCACATCGGGGCCAGTGGAATTATATATTTGTTAGCCTCTTTTCTCTTTTTTAAAGGCGTTTTTTCTAAGCATTACAGGTTAGTGGCACTATCGCTTATTGTAGTGTTTGTGTATGGTGGTTTAGTGTGGTATGTGACCCCTATAGATCCATCAATTTCCTGGGAAGGCCATCTTTCAGGGTTGATAAGCGGATTTGGGCTTTCGCTGATCTTTCGAAAGAATGTGCCAGAACCTCCTAAATATTCCTGGCAAAAACCAGATTATTCAGAAGAAGAAGATCTCTTTATGCGGCACTTCGATGAAAATGGAAATTTTATAGAAAATTTACCGATAGAAGAGGAGGAGGAAGACGAGAATGAGTTCAACTATATCTATAAGGAAAAGCCAAAAAAGGATTAG
- the rlmB gene encoding 23S rRNA (guanosine(2251)-2'-O)-methyltransferase RlmB: MEETTRIFGIRTVIEAIESNKDIEKVFIQKGLSGPLFQELNRHLKNGNYNISHVPVEKLNKLSKGNHQGVVANISPVSFVSLEKLVEDSQNSSTSPLFLLLDGLTDVRNFGAIIRTAECCGATGIIIQEKGSAPINADTVKTSAGAVFNIPICKVNHIKDAVFHLQTYDIKLIAATEKTDDVIYDIDLKQPIAIIMGDEAKGISNSILKAANYRAKLPMLGNIASLNVSVACGAFLYEAVRQRL; the protein is encoded by the coding sequence ATGGAAGAAACTACAAGGATTTTTGGAATAAGAACGGTAATTGAAGCGATAGAAAGCAACAAAGACATCGAGAAAGTATTTATTCAAAAAGGACTTTCAGGACCTTTATTCCAGGAACTAAACAGGCATTTGAAAAATGGCAATTATAATATTTCTCATGTTCCTGTTGAAAAGCTAAATAAACTAAGCAAAGGAAACCACCAGGGTGTTGTAGCTAATATTTCCCCTGTGAGTTTTGTTAGCCTTGAAAAGCTTGTAGAAGATTCACAAAATTCCTCCACTTCCCCACTTTTTCTATTACTAGATGGTTTGACAGATGTTCGCAATTTCGGAGCTATTATTAGAACTGCAGAATGTTGTGGTGCTACCGGGATTATAATTCAGGAAAAAGGCTCTGCTCCTATTAATGCCGATACCGTAAAAACCTCGGCCGGCGCTGTATTCAATATTCCTATTTGTAAAGTAAACCATATTAAAGATGCCGTATTTCATCTACAGACCTATGACATTAAATTGATTGCTGCCACTGAAAAAACGGACGATGTGATCTATGATATAGACCTGAAACAGCCTATCGCTATTATCATGGGGGATGAAGCGAAAGGAATATCCAACTCTATTCTTAAAGCTGCAAATTACCGTGCAAAATTACCCATGCTTGGAAACATTGCCTCGCTAAATGTTTCAGTAGCCTGCGGAGCATTTCTATATGAGGCGGTAAGACAGCGTCTCTAA
- a CDS encoding SusD/RagB family nutrient-binding outer membrane lipoprotein, with protein MKKINNTIWMLFLGLILTSCGEDIADVNKNPNSPEVVPTNTIFNSATKEFTDFSRSSFNNGRLVLNWMEYWGQNSYADEDRYLYRETSAESLYRNTYLVATDLKQIIDLNTDPETAGTASSVGANENQIAASRIMLAYMFHQLTNTFGDVPYYSYGTEDADFQALQIDEVLSPVFAPQEKIYADILKELRESADMINTSEPVFTTGDNIFNGDPVKWKKFANSLILRIATNLSEVDQATYESAASAAIADGVMESNADNAVQAYEASDATSSPWWSAFIARTDFAVAAPFVNLLKGETGDFGPDARLFEMAAPITVDIEDIKANSYERSEDYDDYEGVPYAFQNANDLPFTVYSFPSSKILTPDYGEVLMEYAEVEFLLSEFNDWSQDNYENGVRASMEKWGVDSAEIDAFVGSLPAASEETVLTQKYVALYMQAHQAYAEYRRTGFPDSDILFLPGESYTLPAVQAAETEDDTYTFDAGVEGATDLPARLKYPVILQTLNGENRAAAVSGLDNGDTIFSTLFWDVN; from the coding sequence ATGAAAAAGATTAATAATACAATATGGATGTTATTCCTGGGATTGATTCTCACATCATGTGGAGAAGATATTGCAGACGTTAACAAAAATCCAAATAGTCCGGAAGTGGTCCCGACTAATACAATTTTTAACAGTGCCACTAAAGAATTTACCGACTTCTCAAGAAGTTCTTTCAACAACGGTAGATTAGTGCTAAACTGGATGGAATATTGGGGACAAAACTCATACGCAGATGAGGATCGTTACCTATACAGAGAGACCAGTGCAGAGAGTCTTTATAGAAACACGTACCTGGTTGCAACAGATCTTAAGCAGATCATCGATCTTAACACAGATCCTGAAACAGCAGGAACTGCTTCTTCAGTTGGAGCAAATGAAAACCAGATCGCTGCATCTCGTATTATGCTAGCGTACATGTTCCACCAATTGACGAATACATTTGGTGATGTACCTTACTATTCTTATGGTACTGAAGATGCAGATTTCCAGGCACTTCAAATTGATGAAGTTTTATCTCCTGTATTTGCACCTCAGGAAAAGATTTACGCTGATATCCTTAAGGAATTACGTGAATCTGCTGATATGATCAATACTTCTGAGCCTGTTTTCACTACTGGTGATAACATTTTCAATGGTGATCCTGTGAAGTGGAAAAAGTTTGCAAACTCTTTAATTCTTAGAATTGCAACTAATCTTTCTGAGGTAGATCAAGCTACTTATGAGTCTGCTGCTTCTGCTGCAATCGCCGATGGTGTAATGGAATCAAATGCTGATAACGCTGTACAGGCTTATGAGGCTTCCGATGCAACTTCATCTCCATGGTGGTCAGCTTTTATTGCTAGAACTGACTTTGCTGTAGCAGCTCCATTTGTAAACCTTCTTAAAGGTGAAACTGGAGACTTTGGACCAGATGCAAGACTTTTCGAAATGGCTGCTCCTATTACCGTAGACATTGAGGATATCAAAGCAAATTCTTATGAGAGAAGCGAAGATTACGATGATTACGAAGGGGTTCCTTATGCATTCCAGAATGCTAATGACCTTCCATTTACCGTATATAGCTTCCCAAGTAGCAAGATCCTAACTCCAGATTACGGAGAAGTATTAATGGAATATGCTGAAGTTGAATTCCTACTTTCTGAATTCAATGACTGGAGCCAGGATAACTATGAGAATGGTGTAAGAGCTTCTATGGAAAAATGGGGTGTAGACAGTGCTGAAATTGATGCTTTTGTTGGATCACTTCCTGCTGCTAGTGAAGAAACTGTTTTAACTCAGAAGTATGTTGCACTATATATGCAAGCTCACCAGGCGTATGCTGAATACAGAAGAACTGGATTCCCAGATTCTGATATTCTTTTCTTACCAGGAGAGTCTTACACACTACCTGCAGTTCAGGCAGCTGAAACTGAAGATGACACCTACACATTTGATGCGGGTGTAGAAGGTGCTACAGATCTTCCTGCAAGACTTAAGTACCCTGTTATTCTTCAAACTTTAAATGGAGAAAACAGAGCTGCTGCAGTATCAGGACTAGATAATGGAGATACTATCTTCAGTACTTTATTCTGGGATGTAAACTAA